In Veillonellales bacterium, one genomic interval encodes:
- the yedF gene encoding sulfurtransferase-like selenium metabolism protein YedF, which produces MFKVDALGKACPLPVIETRKALKEHDTVTTLVDNKIATQNLEKMAKQLGYVYQMQEDSPTHYTVVITKGAVEPEQTVETEQTVNAGHKADDEYIVVINSDKMGIGEEKLGKNLMKTFIYTLTEQDVLPQRIIFYNGGVPIVTEGSESLADLKNLAAKGVEIYACGACLNFYGLTAKVAVGEITNMYRIVEMMRSAYRIVKP; this is translated from the coding sequence ATGTTTAAAGTAGATGCATTAGGCAAGGCTTGTCCGTTACCGGTCATTGAAACGCGTAAGGCTTTAAAAGAACACGATACTGTGACAACGCTGGTCGATAACAAAATTGCCACACAAAATCTAGAAAAAATGGCTAAGCAGTTAGGTTATGTTTATCAAATGCAGGAGGATTCGCCAACTCACTATACGGTAGTCATTACCAAGGGAGCGGTCGAACCGGAGCAGACTGTGGAAACAGAACAGACTGTCAATGCAGGTCATAAAGCTGATGATGAATATATCGTCGTCATTAACTCCGACAAGATGGGTATCGGCGAGGAAAAGCTGGGCAAGAATCTAATGAAGACCTTTATTTATACGCTGACCGAGCAGGATGTCCTGCCTCAACGGATCATCTTTTATAATGGCGGAGTTCCTATTGTCACGGAGGGTTCAGAATCCCTGGCGGATCTGAAAAATTTGGCTGCTAAGGGCGTAGAAATCTACGCGTGCGGCGCCTGCTTGAATTTTTATGGTCTGACGGCAAAGGTAGCAGTCGGTGAAATAACGAATATGTATCGTATCGTGGAAATGATGCGCTCAGCTTATCGGATTGTAAAGCCTTGA
- a CDS encoding aminotransferase class V-fold PLP-dependent enzyme, with translation MHYFDNAATTVQKPQQVAQAVYDALNSQELGNPSRGAHGYSLNAYRKVLAAKCLVKELFQASSDYEVVFMHNSTTALNVVLKGILHPGDHVLTTVWEHNAVLRPLYQMRQQGLFLDFISGEPLTGALRYDEFEQRVRPETKMVVCNHASNVTGNVLDLDRIKKFCKKHGIFLVVDVSQSAGAYPVDLSDGVISAVCFTGHKSLYGPGGTGGVCLKKDLTVKPLITGGDGVHSFNREQPAGLPGVLEAGTANVTGIVGLAAGIRYILDKTVEQMLQKQSRLAQIFVRGARSIPNLTLYGDFTHPRVSVFSVNIGDADSAVVSEILWEEFHMATRSGFHCAPLMHEALQTERRGTVRFSFSSFTAEEDVRQAVEALKSIAKR, from the coding sequence ATGCACTATTTTGATAATGCCGCCACGACAGTCCAAAAACCGCAGCAGGTGGCACAGGCTGTATACGATGCGTTAAATTCGCAGGAATTAGGAAATCCGTCGCGCGGGGCCCATGGTTATTCCCTCAATGCTTATCGAAAGGTGCTGGCGGCGAAGTGTCTTGTCAAGGAACTCTTTCAGGCGAGTTCGGATTATGAGGTCGTCTTTATGCATAATTCGACAACGGCCCTGAATGTGGTCTTAAAGGGGATCCTTCATCCCGGTGATCATGTGCTGACGACGGTGTGGGAGCACAATGCTGTGCTCCGACCGTTATATCAAATGAGGCAGCAAGGACTTTTTCTCGATTTCATTTCCGGCGAGCCGTTGACAGGCGCTCTCCGCTATGATGAATTTGAGCAAAGGGTGCGGCCTGAAACGAAAATGGTTGTGTGCAACCATGCTTCCAATGTAACGGGCAATGTCCTGGATTTGGATCGGATCAAGAAGTTCTGCAAAAAACATGGGATATTTCTCGTCGTCGACGTTTCCCAGTCAGCCGGGGCCTATCCTGTGGACTTGTCAGACGGTGTTATTTCGGCTGTTTGCTTTACCGGTCATAAATCCCTCTATGGACCTGGCGGGACTGGTGGTGTTTGTCTCAAGAAGGACCTAACAGTCAAACCGCTCATTACAGGCGGCGACGGGGTTCATTCCTTTAACCGCGAGCAGCCGGCAGGGCTACCTGGCGTGCTGGAAGCGGGGACGGCCAATGTAACGGGAATCGTAGGTCTGGCGGCAGGCATCCGGTATATTCTTGATAAGACGGTGGAGCAGATGCTGCAGAAGCAGAGCAGGCTGGCTCAGATATTTGTTCGGGGAGCCCGGTCTATTCCTAATCTCACCTTATACGGCGATTTTACACATCCCCGGGTTAGCGTTTTTTCCGTCAATATTGGTGATGCCGATTCAGCTGTCGTCAGTGAAATTCTGTGGGAGGAATTCCACATGGCGACGCGTTCCGGTTTTCATTGCGCTCCCCTGATGCATGAGGCCTTACAGACAGAGCGGCGCGGTACGGTGCGTTTTTCCTTTTCCAGCTTTACGGCGGAGGAAGACGTGCGTCAAGCCGTTGAGGCTCTGAAAAGTATAGCGAAGCGGTAG
- the selA gene encoding L-seryl-tRNA(Sec) selenium transferase has protein sequence MKKEAKQLLENLPSVDVLLKSPAMVCLEESFSRNLVKQSIQSVLASIRKELLSGIRATLPTEQTLETLVQARLEQRKEFHLKRVVNAAGTIIHTNLGRSILSSSLQKQLLDIACHYSNLEYNLDEGKRGSRYSHLSEILRELTGAEDVLVVNNNAAAVLLVLDTLVKGREVLISRGELVEIGGFFRIPEVIERSGGTICEVGTTNKTHLEDYSCAINEKTGAVMKVHTSNYRIIGFTESVATEELAVLAHERGIPFINDLGSGLLVDMRCFGLPYEPTVKEALDQGCDVVTFSGDKLLGGPQAGIIVGKKCFIEQMKQNQLLRALRVDKMTLAALEATLHLYRDEKIAVKKIPVLAMLSLTEEECRRKAETLAEMLRQCQLPLAIDIAAETDVVGGGSYPEYTLPGYVVSVESNTMTAADIEKRLHQGKIPVIVRVRKDQVCLDVRTIRCEEFSMVVQAIRDVFKN, from the coding sequence ATGAAAAAAGAAGCAAAACAGCTATTGGAAAATCTGCCGTCGGTAGATGTACTGTTGAAAAGCCCGGCTATGGTGTGTCTCGAGGAATCCTTTTCGCGGAATCTGGTGAAACAGTCGATACAAAGTGTACTGGCTTCTATCCGCAAGGAACTCTTGTCGGGAATCAGGGCGACGTTACCGACGGAGCAGACCTTGGAAACACTGGTTCAGGCAAGACTGGAACAGCGTAAGGAGTTTCATCTCAAGCGTGTCGTTAATGCTGCGGGGACGATTATTCATACAAATCTGGGGCGATCAATTCTAAGCAGCAGCCTGCAAAAACAACTATTGGATATTGCCTGTCATTACTCCAATTTGGAATACAATTTGGATGAGGGAAAGCGTGGCTCCCGCTACAGCCATCTTAGCGAAATACTGCGGGAGCTTACGGGTGCAGAGGATGTGCTTGTCGTCAATAATAATGCGGCGGCAGTCCTGCTTGTCCTGGATACGCTGGTCAAGGGGCGCGAGGTTTTGATTTCACGTGGTGAGCTCGTTGAAATAGGCGGATTTTTCCGTATTCCCGAGGTCATCGAGCGCAGCGGCGGAACTATTTGTGAGGTCGGCACGACGAATAAGACCCATCTGGAGGATTACAGCTGTGCCATCAATGAAAAGACAGGCGCTGTCATGAAGGTGCACACCAGCAATTACCGCATCATAGGTTTTACCGAAAGCGTTGCTACGGAGGAACTGGCGGTGCTGGCTCATGAGCGGGGGATACCTTTTATCAACGATTTAGGCAGCGGCCTGCTTGTTGATATGCGCTGTTTTGGTCTGCCCTATGAGCCGACAGTGAAGGAAGCCCTTGACCAGGGCTGCGATGTGGTGACCTTTAGCGGCGACAAGCTTCTCGGCGGCCCCCAGGCCGGCATTATCGTCGGCAAGAAATGTTTTATCGAACAAATGAAGCAGAACCAGCTCCTGCGGGCTCTGCGCGTTGATAAAATGACGTTGGCTGCTTTGGAGGCAACCCTTCATTTGTACCGCGATGAAAAAATAGCGGTCAAAAAAATACCCGTACTGGCGATGCTGTCTCTGACAGAGGAGGAATGCCGGAGAAAGGCGGAGACTTTGGCAGAAATGCTGCGACAGTGTCAGCTGCCCCTTGCGATTGACATAGCCGCTGAAACAGATGTTGTAGGCGGCGGATCTTATCCGGAATACACTCTTCCAGGCTATGTCGTTTCCGTGGAATCAAATACTATGACGGCAGCAGATATAGAAAAACGGCTGCACCAGGGGAAAATTCCTGTCATCGTCCGCGTCCGGAAAGATCAAGTCTGCTTAGATGTACGCACGATTCGGTGTGAAGAATTCTCTATGGTTGTACAAGCCATACGGGATGTATTTAAAAATTGA
- a CDS encoding GntR family transcriptional regulator — MDQNGKEYQKAIEYIRSLIIDQKIQIGSRIPPERKISETLSISRNSTREALRMLENMGLIESRQGLGNYLSGNVSQSLSKMIDAMLILQQTDAEDIFQFRRGIEKTVFDLAYKKRKNNPYLAQMKPLFPKFPKAMLAAQIEMDKEFHYLLIRAAGNKLLSIMMSSVSDIYYEGIDLVLRNASPEVMHNLHLAHLAIYEGLVQDNPASGIQAIDRHYDIIDKMSFQKYQIGNFYTAHTNESTLYTYKVGCAD, encoded by the coding sequence ATGGACCAAAATGGAAAAGAATATCAAAAAGCTATTGAATATATCCGTTCATTAATTATTGACCAAAAAATCCAGATTGGGAGCAGAATTCCTCCGGAGCGAAAAATATCGGAAACTCTTTCTATTAGTCGTAATTCCACAAGAGAAGCTTTACGAATGCTTGAAAATATGGGTCTCATTGAAAGCCGGCAGGGCTTAGGCAACTATCTGAGCGGGAATGTATCGCAGAGCCTTTCAAAAATGATTGACGCTATGCTAATTCTGCAACAAACAGACGCCGAAGATATTTTTCAATTCCGGCGAGGGATTGAAAAAACCGTCTTCGATCTAGCCTATAAAAAGCGCAAAAATAACCCTTATCTTGCTCAGATGAAACCTCTGTTTCCCAAATTTCCCAAGGCAATGTTGGCTGCACAAATCGAAATGGACAAAGAATTCCACTACCTGCTGATACGTGCGGCAGGAAACAAACTGCTAAGCATCATGATGAGTTCTGTTTCCGACATTTATTACGAGGGGATTGATCTGGTATTGCGAAATGCATCACCTGAGGTGATGCACAACCTGCATCTGGCCCATTTGGCCATTTACGAAGGCCTTGTCCAGGATAACCCGGCAAGCGGAATACAGGCTATCGACCGGCATTATGATATCATTGACAAAATGTCCTTCCAAAAATATCAGATCGGAAATTTCTATACGGCACACACAAATGAGTCCACGCTATATACTTATAAAGTAGGCTGTGCGGATTAG
- the selB gene encoding selenocysteine-specific translation elongation factor has product MAQHIVIGTAGHVDHGKTMLIKALTGIETDTTIEEKKRGMSINLGFAYLDLPNHTRVGIVDVPGHERFIKNMVAGLPGINLVLLVIDANEGVMPQTREHLDILTLLGVRNFLIVLTKIDTVDADLKEMAIEDIRDQLADTIVADAAIVETDAVTGRGIPELIQKIQDMTEQIPDVVSDGMARLNIDRVFSVKGFGTVVTGTLLDGSVSIGDELYVYPGGKKVRIRNIQIHEQNVKKAEPKQRTALNLANIAKDELQRGDVLAASDKLKATWMLDVKVKCLGRSPLSIGLWDRVRLLVGTREVMARTVPIGTEAINPGEEGFVQLRLEQEQLVVKERDYFILRTFSPIHTIAGGEILDASPVKHRRFKADILESLKAKDDGIVDEIVADFLLHKKSPFTTKAELEEYTGFSGDDLQMAIDQLNGAEVIRETPLGYLHKETYKKLRGQVLQILLNYHRKHSLRQGMDISEFRSCLGKDLSERDISELLQLMIEGGICREKDHIIAASNFEVVFNPAQQQTKRKIEVALEKAGFTAVKTDEFTATDKNAAAVLEALNGDTVVFLTFEYVILKRFYQQAVQQVREYLRTNEKIELGDFRDMIGSSRKASLLILEYMDKMHITKRMKDYRVAGECMEVGE; this is encoded by the coding sequence ATGGCACAGCATATCGTTATTGGTACGGCCGGACATGTCGATCACGGCAAGACAATGTTGATCAAGGCCTTGACTGGTATTGAAACGGATACGACGATAGAAGAAAAGAAACGAGGCATGTCGATCAATTTGGGTTTTGCCTATCTTGATCTTCCCAATCATACGAGGGTAGGCATTGTCGATGTGCCCGGACACGAAAGATTTATAAAGAATATGGTAGCCGGCTTGCCCGGTATTAATTTGGTTCTTCTTGTCATTGATGCTAACGAAGGCGTTATGCCGCAGACGCGGGAGCACTTGGACATATTGACGCTGCTGGGAGTGCGGAATTTTCTTATTGTCCTAACGAAGATCGACACAGTAGATGCTGACTTGAAGGAGATGGCGATTGAGGATATACGGGATCAGCTGGCTGATACAATTGTAGCTGATGCGGCTATCGTAGAAACGGACGCGGTTACGGGAAGGGGGATTCCCGAGCTGATCCAAAAAATACAGGACATGACGGAGCAGATCCCTGACGTAGTCAGTGACGGCATGGCCCGCCTGAATATTGACAGGGTATTCAGTGTCAAGGGATTTGGTACCGTTGTAACAGGGACGCTTCTCGATGGCAGTGTTTCTATTGGCGACGAGCTCTATGTATATCCCGGGGGTAAGAAAGTACGCATTCGCAATATACAGATTCATGAGCAGAATGTAAAAAAAGCGGAACCCAAACAGCGTACGGCCTTGAATCTGGCCAATATCGCCAAAGATGAACTTCAGCGGGGCGATGTCCTCGCTGCGTCGGATAAACTCAAGGCTACGTGGATGCTTGACGTCAAGGTAAAATGCCTTGGCAGATCGCCGCTTTCCATTGGTTTATGGGATCGGGTCCGCCTCCTCGTAGGGACGAGAGAGGTGATGGCTCGGACGGTACCTATTGGCACTGAAGCAATCAACCCGGGAGAAGAAGGATTTGTGCAACTGCGCCTGGAACAGGAGCAGCTCGTTGTCAAGGAGCGTGATTATTTTATTCTCCGCACATTTTCTCCAATTCATACAATCGCCGGCGGAGAAATCCTTGATGCCAGCCCGGTCAAGCACCGCCGCTTTAAGGCTGATATTTTGGAAAGTTTAAAGGCCAAAGATGATGGGATTGTCGATGAAATCGTAGCCGACTTCTTGCTGCATAAAAAATCGCCCTTTACGACGAAGGCAGAGCTGGAGGAATATACAGGATTTTCCGGCGATGATCTGCAAATGGCTATCGACCAACTGAACGGCGCTGAGGTTATCCGGGAAACGCCGCTGGGTTATTTGCATAAAGAAACATATAAGAAGCTGCGGGGGCAGGTTTTGCAGATACTGCTAAACTATCACCGAAAACATTCTCTGCGGCAGGGTATGGACATTAGTGAATTCCGGTCTTGCCTGGGGAAGGATCTAAGTGAACGGGATATATCGGAGCTCTTGCAGCTAATGATCGAAGGCGGTATTTGTAGGGAAAAGGATCATATCATTGCTGCCAGTAATTTTGAAGTCGTCTTCAATCCAGCTCAGCAGCAAACTAAGAGGAAGATTGAGGTGGCTTTGGAGAAAGCAGGCTTTACGGCCGTCAAGACCGATGAGTTCACGGCGACGGATAAGAATGCCGCCGCAGTATTGGAAGCTCTGAACGGTGATACTGTCGTTTTTTTGACCTTTGAATATGTTATTCTCAAGAGATTTTATCAGCAGGCAGTGCAGCAGGTGCGGGAGTATCTTCGCACAAATGAAAAGATTGAGCTGGGGGATTTTCGCGATATGATCGGCTCCAGCCGGAAGGCATCACTATTGATTTTAGAATATATGGATAAAATGCATATTACGAAGCGTATGAAGGATTACCGCGTTGCCGGTGAGTGTATGGAAGTGGGGGAATAA
- the selD gene encoding selenide, water dikinase SelD, whose product MEQLVVCGGCNAKIGAGNLGKLLEGLPKLNSDKLLVGFDSSDDSAVIKLSDTLAIIQTVDFFPTMVTDPYLFGKIAAANALSDVYAMGGMVLSALNIVAFPEQNDLSILREILQGGAEKVQEAGGILSGGHSIHDRTVKYGLAVTGTVHPAQILRNDTCHEGDHLILTKPLGVSIITIGYSAGEISRESFIKATDSMQTLNKYAMDIIRNYPVTSCTDVTGFGLAGHLHEMLHGVYSAHIDTKKLPYFAEAYEGAKKFILTAGGQRNRNYLENKIDFQIDDFGLEEIIFDPQTSGGLLVTVPEVKVETLMKDLHNNHIPAADFGTIVPKENKEITIY is encoded by the coding sequence GTGGAACAATTAGTAGTTTGCGGCGGGTGCAACGCGAAAATCGGCGCCGGTAATCTGGGGAAATTACTGGAGGGGTTGCCAAAGCTCAATAGTGACAAGCTTCTCGTCGGTTTTGATTCGTCCGATGATTCGGCGGTCATTAAATTGTCGGATACGCTGGCCATCATTCAGACTGTGGACTTCTTTCCGACGATGGTGACGGATCCCTATTTGTTTGGTAAGATCGCAGCGGCGAATGCTTTGAGCGATGTCTATGCCATGGGCGGCATGGTCTTATCGGCTTTAAATATTGTCGCTTTTCCCGAGCAAAATGATTTGTCGATCCTGCGGGAAATCCTGCAAGGCGGCGCAGAAAAAGTGCAAGAAGCTGGCGGTATTTTGTCAGGCGGCCATTCCATACACGACCGCACCGTAAAGTATGGTCTTGCTGTTACCGGGACAGTCCATCCGGCTCAAATCCTTCGCAACGATACATGTCATGAAGGCGACCATCTGATTTTGACCAAACCATTAGGAGTCAGCATCATTACTATTGGCTATAGCGCTGGGGAAATCAGTCGGGAAAGTTTCATAAAGGCGACAGACAGCATGCAGACCTTAAATAAGTATGCTATGGATATTATACGAAATTATCCTGTTACTAGCTGTACAGACGTAACGGGGTTCGGCCTGGCCGGACATTTGCACGAAATGCTGCACGGTGTTTATTCGGCCCATATAGATACGAAAAAGTTACCCTACTTTGCAGAAGCTTACGAAGGCGCAAAAAAGTTTATTCTGACGGCAGGCGGACAGCGGAACCGCAATTATTTGGAGAATAAAATCGATTTTCAAATTGATGATTTTGGCTTAGAAGAAATTATTTTTGACCCGCAAACATCGGGAGGACTTCTTGTTACAGTTCCAGAGGTAAAGGTTGAGACTTTGATGAAGGATCTCCACAATAATCATATACCAGCTGCTGATTTTGGCACGATAGTGCCAAAAGAAAATAAAGAAATTACTATATACTAA
- a CDS encoding phosphate ABC transporter ATP-binding protein, whose product MEPIIEVKNLNVTIHKKRILNNITFPIYRNRITAIIGSSGCGKTTLLKSLNRSVENDGVVISGIVTLEKKNIFDRPEQEIRKNIGLICQKPSPFPFSVYKNMSYALNYYGLKDSKELREIILENLKRVGLYDEVSAQLQMDARNLSGGQQQRLCIARSLAVNPKVLLLDEPCSALDIKNILKIENTLRQIKEKYTIVIVTHNLSQAQRIADYTLFMENGEALEFGTTKQIFKSPANSRTREYMSYVL is encoded by the coding sequence ATGGAACCTATCATTGAAGTAAAGAATTTAAATGTTACCATTCATAAAAAGCGCATCTTAAACAATATTACTTTTCCGATCTATAGAAATCGGATTACTGCTATTATCGGTTCATCCGGGTGTGGCAAGACAACATTGCTGAAATCGCTGAATCGCAGCGTAGAAAATGACGGCGTTGTTATCAGTGGTATTGTTACATTGGAGAAGAAGAATATATTTGATCGTCCTGAACAGGAAATACGGAAAAACATCGGCCTTATATGTCAAAAACCGTCGCCTTTTCCTTTTTCTGTTTATAAAAATATGAGCTATGCTTTGAACTATTATGGCCTCAAGGATAGTAAAGAGCTACGTGAAATCATCCTGGAAAATTTGAAAAGAGTAGGCCTTTATGACGAGGTTTCAGCGCAGCTCCAAATGGATGCCAGAAATTTATCGGGCGGACAGCAGCAGCGACTTTGTATTGCCAGGAGCCTGGCTGTTAATCCCAAAGTACTGCTTCTCGATGAACCATGTTCTGCTCTGGATATTAAGAATATATTGAAAATAGAAAATACTTTGCGGCAGATCAAAGAAAAATATACGATCGTGATCGTGACGCATAACTTGTCACAAGCCCAGCGTATTGCTGACTATACGCTTTTTATGGAGAACGGCGAAGCGTTGGAATTTGGTACAACAAAGCAGATTTTTAAAAGTCCTGCTAACAGTCGTACGCGAGAATACATGAGTTATGTTCTATGA
- a CDS encoding selenium metabolism-associated LysR family transcriptional regulator → MGEKMDFKQIEAFINVIKYRSFSKAADASFLTQPTISAHINSLEKELGVTLIDRMGKESYPTKEGSLFYKYALDLIHTRDKAAMAVSNKRNDMSGILEVQASSIPGQYLVPVLMARFKEQYENVRFYLEQSDSKQAVRNICDHKGEIGFTGYLRNNELTYEFLCRDKCVIITPKLPKYLALRERKKKINILDFDGESFIWREEGSATRKTFEDRCVQSGVRIHALAMMNNIGAIKTAVSQGMGISVLSEMAVRHQETEDDFLSFEVEEDCFDREFYMMYKKNVTLSPVATEFKTFTQNYFKETF, encoded by the coding sequence GTGGGTGAAAAGATGGATTTCAAGCAAATTGAGGCATTTATCAATGTAATAAAATATAGGAGCTTTTCCAAGGCTGCGGACGCATCTTTTCTGACGCAGCCTACGATTAGTGCTCATATAAATTCGTTGGAGAAAGAACTGGGAGTAACTCTCATCGACCGGATGGGGAAAGAGTCGTACCCAACAAAAGAAGGCAGTCTCTTTTATAAATATGCTCTCGATCTTATTCATACGCGAGACAAGGCTGCCATGGCTGTCAGTAACAAAAGAAATGATATGTCAGGAATTTTGGAGGTACAGGCTTCCAGTATCCCGGGGCAGTATCTCGTACCCGTTCTTATGGCAAGATTTAAAGAACAATATGAAAACGTGCGGTTTTATTTGGAACAATCAGACAGTAAGCAGGCCGTTCGCAACATCTGTGACCATAAAGGCGAAATAGGATTCACCGGCTATCTCCGCAACAACGAACTGACATATGAGTTTCTTTGCCGGGATAAATGTGTCATTATTACGCCAAAACTGCCGAAATACCTCGCGTTGCGGGAGCGGAAGAAAAAAATTAACATTCTGGATTTTGATGGTGAATCCTTTATTTGGCGGGAAGAAGGCTCGGCGACCCGTAAAACCTTCGAAGATAGGTGTGTCCAAAGCGGTGTCCGAATTCATGCACTTGCTATGATGAATAACATAGGCGCTATTAAAACGGCAGTGTCTCAAGGCATGGGGATTTCCGTTTTATCCGAGATGGCGGTCCGGCATCAAGAAACGGAAGATGACTTTCTTTCTTTTGAAGTCGAAGAAGACTGTTTTGACCGGGAATTTTATATGATGTATAAGAAAAACGTTACGCTTTCACCTGTTGCTACCGAGTTTAAAACTTTTACGCAAAATTATTTCAAAGAAACCTTTTAG
- a CDS encoding ABC transporter permease subunit, with protein sequence MKDMLLRCFSYASGLIVGVVVLFIFLYILFKGYSVINGQFLLNYPQGMPLGMAGGIFPAIMGSLYLGAVAALIAGIFSLATAIYLSFFCRNKAIYEINRFVIQCISGIPSIVLGLFGYSFLIMDAAIPKSLLSAGITLAVMIIPFITLRIEKVFNEFSREIIASSLALGVSLTHTVMFIVLPVCRREIATTIALASAYAMGATAPIMFTGAVLYTGKLPSLLDPFMALPYHLYILVNEGYSLEMAYGTAFVLLVLLIIINLACQCLDGRKG encoded by the coding sequence ATGAAGGATATGCTGCTTCGCTGCTTTTCCTATGCAAGCGGATTGATCGTTGGAGTTGTTGTCCTTTTTATCTTTCTCTATATTCTTTTTAAAGGATATAGTGTTATCAATGGGCAGTTTCTTCTCAATTATCCCCAAGGTATGCCGCTGGGCATGGCGGGGGGGATTTTTCCCGCCATTATGGGGAGTCTCTATCTGGGTGCTGTAGCGGCGTTGATTGCCGGTATTTTTTCCCTGGCAACGGCTATCTATTTGAGCTTTTTTTGTCGGAATAAAGCTATATATGAAATCAACCGTTTTGTGATCCAGTGTATTTCGGGAATTCCCTCGATTGTGCTTGGCCTGTTTGGCTATAGTTTCCTTATCATGGATGCAGCTATTCCCAAAAGCCTTCTGTCGGCAGGAATTACTTTGGCTGTTATGATCATCCCTTTCATTACGCTGCGCATAGAGAAGGTATTCAACGAGTTTTCCCGAGAAATTATCGCTTCGTCCCTGGCATTAGGTGTTTCTCTGACGCATACAGTAATGTTCATCGTTCTGCCTGTATGCCGGAGAGAAATCGCTACAACAATTGCTCTGGCATCAGCCTACGCCATGGGAGCGACAGCTCCTATTATGTTTACAGGTGCTGTTCTCTACACAGGGAAGCTGCCCTCACTGCTGGATCCCTTTATGGCGCTGCCTTATCATCTGTATATATTGGTCAATGAGGGTTATTCCCTGGAAATGGCCTATGGGACAGCCTTTGTGCTGCTCGTGCTGCTCATTATCATTAATTTAGCTTGCCAGTGCTTAGATGGGAGAAAAGGATAA
- a CDS encoding DUF3343 domain-containing protein, with protein MERYGVALFYSTQDAMEMEAATKERQMKIRIIPTPEKIYASCGFSLKYTLGDEGALAALLQEKKIQCEGFYHARQEGLTVTYEQIKELQ; from the coding sequence ATGGAACGATATGGAGTTGCCCTTTTTTATTCGACACAGGACGCCATGGAAATGGAGGCTGCAACCAAGGAGCGGCAGATGAAGATCCGCATCATACCGACGCCGGAGAAAATATACGCCAGCTGCGGGTTCTCCTTGAAATACACATTGGGGGATGAAGGGGCATTAGCAGCGCTGCTGCAGGAAAAGAAAATACAGTGTGAAGGCTTTTACCATGCCAGGCAAGAAGGACTCACGGTTACATATGAACAGATAAAGGAGCTACAGTGA